One segment of Rubripirellula amarantea DNA contains the following:
- a CDS encoding RluA family pseudouridine synthase yields the protein MIPILQSEPTWIAVDKPAGLPTQAPPQFPSLENALKDQLKDQLGEHARYLAMPHRLDVPVSGVILVALTKKSARLLSEQFRARKVLKTYQAVVAGDATQIDAHWKDWIRKVDQQPRVERASESDPGAQLAETRVTRADFDTVTQTTRLTLNPLTGRMHQLRVGAAWRGFPINGDAIYGPSSDAGIPIALRAVSIEFHDPRSGKRVTVSADPLA from the coding sequence ATGATACCGATTCTTCAAAGCGAACCAACTTGGATAGCCGTCGATAAGCCAGCGGGGCTGCCTACCCAAGCACCACCACAATTCCCGTCGCTCGAAAATGCACTCAAGGATCAACTCAAAGATCAATTGGGTGAACACGCTCGCTATCTCGCAATGCCCCACCGCCTGGATGTGCCCGTTAGCGGAGTGATCCTGGTAGCACTGACCAAAAAGTCGGCTCGGCTGCTCAGCGAACAATTTCGGGCTCGCAAAGTTCTCAAAACTTACCAAGCTGTAGTTGCCGGAGACGCCACCCAGATCGATGCCCATTGGAAAGATTGGATTCGAAAGGTCGATCAGCAACCCCGCGTCGAGCGAGCGAGCGAATCCGATCCGGGAGCACAACTCGCCGAGACCCGAGTCACCCGAGCCGATTTCGATACGGTGACCCAGACCACGCGATTGACGCTAAATCCCCTCACCGGACGGATGCATCAACTGCGAGTGGGGGCGGCTTGGCGAGGGTTCCCCATCAATGGGGACGCGATTTACGGTCCGAGTTCGGATGCTGGGATCCCGATTGCCCTTCGTGCTGTCTCGATTGAGTTTCATGATCCCAGAAGCGGGAAGCGAGTTACGGTTTCAGCCGATCCCTTGGCTTAA
- a CDS encoding phytoene desaturase family protein, with the protein MAKDFLKGASDQYDVVVIGSGLAGMTSANILGRAGHRVLLLEQHYKLGGLATWFLRPGGHIFDVSLHGFPHGMIKSCRRYWNRDIADRIVQLKNIRFDNPQFSLTTTFNREDFTRLLTSDFGIEKNTVDEFFDTARGMNFYDDQATTTRQLFDRFFPGRDDVVRLLMEPITYANGSTLEDPAITYGIVFSNFMSKGVFIYEGGTEDLVARMKKELESNNVDIRINCPVEKIVVKDGHVAGVEVNGRTIGCRAVVSNANLRTTVLKFLGKEVLDPGFVEKAQEVRLNNSSTQVYMALKEGETIDESSGDLFFTSTAKEFRTDLLLSRDITSRTFSFYYPRTRPQKAKERFAIVSSTNANWSDWADLSEEDYIASKADLVETTIDALEKYIPGVRNKIDRAEAATPKTFHHYTQHEMGASFGTKFEGLGVSRELPQQIGGMYHAGSVGIIMSGWLGAINYGVIVSNEVDSQLHNESVHV; encoded by the coding sequence ATGGCCAAAGACTTTCTCAAAGGTGCCTCTGACCAATACGACGTCGTTGTGATCGGAAGCGGTTTGGCGGGCATGACGTCGGCCAATATTTTGGGCCGCGCTGGTCATCGCGTGCTACTTCTCGAACAACACTACAAGCTCGGCGGACTAGCGACTTGGTTTCTTCGTCCCGGTGGTCATATCTTTGACGTCTCGTTGCATGGATTTCCGCATGGCATGATCAAGTCGTGTCGTCGCTATTGGAACCGTGATATTGCCGACCGAATCGTTCAACTTAAAAACATTCGCTTCGACAACCCGCAATTCTCGCTGACGACAACCTTCAACCGCGAAGACTTCACGCGGTTGCTGACAAGCGACTTTGGTATTGAAAAGAACACCGTTGACGAGTTCTTCGACACCGCTCGTGGGATGAACTTCTACGACGATCAAGCTACCACCACTCGCCAATTGTTTGACCGGTTCTTTCCCGGCCGCGATGATGTGGTGCGATTGCTAATGGAACCGATCACCTATGCGAACGGGTCCACGCTCGAAGACCCCGCGATTACCTACGGCATCGTTTTCAGCAACTTCATGAGCAAAGGTGTCTTCATTTACGAAGGCGGCACCGAAGACTTGGTCGCCCGCATGAAGAAAGAACTCGAATCCAACAACGTCGACATTCGAATCAATTGCCCGGTTGAAAAAATTGTCGTCAAAGATGGCCACGTCGCAGGCGTCGAAGTTAACGGTCGCACGATCGGATGCCGTGCCGTGGTCAGCAACGCGAATTTGCGCACGACCGTCCTTAAGTTTCTGGGCAAAGAAGTACTCGACCCCGGCTTTGTCGAGAAGGCTCAAGAGGTGCGATTGAACAACAGCAGCACCCAGGTCTACATGGCACTTAAAGAAGGGGAGACGATCGATGAGTCCTCGGGCGATCTGTTCTTCACGAGTACCGCTAAAGAGTTTCGCACCGACTTGTTGCTCTCGCGAGACATCACTAGCCGAACGTTTAGCTTCTATTATCCTCGCACACGTCCTCAAAAAGCCAAAGAACGCTTTGCAATCGTTAGCAGCACCAATGCCAATTGGTCGGACTGGGCGGATCTAAGCGAAGAAGATTACATCGCCAGCAAAGCGGACTTGGTGGAAACCACCATCGATGCACTTGAAAAATACATCCCGGGTGTTCGCAACAAGATAGACCGCGCCGAAGCCGCCACGCCGAAGACGTTCCACCACTATACGCAACATGAAATGGGCGCAAGTTTTGGAACCAAATTTGAAGGCTTGGGTGTCAGCCGAGAACTGCCACAGCAAATTGGTGGCATGTATCACGCGGGCAGCGTCGGAATCATCATGAGCGGCTGGCTCGGAGCGATTAACTACGGAGTCATCGTTAGCAACGAAGTCGACTCGCAACTGCACAATGAAAGTGTCCACGTCTAG
- the mqnC gene encoding cyclic dehypoxanthinyl futalosine synthase — MIATSTDSVRHILDKAIEGERLTPEEGLALLESHDLAAIGAAADKVSRRMHPEEYRTYNVDRNINYTNVCTAVCNFCAFYRGPKSDEGYVLPRQELLEKVGETVALGGDQILMQGGLHPKYKLDWYEELLRDIKTAYPQVNIHGFSPPELHHFTKVNNLSIEEVLTRLKAAGLGSIPGGGAEILVDRVRSEITRGKVMTDDWLNVMRVWHRLGGISTATMMFGHVETLAERIEHLDRIRSLQDETGGFTAFICWTFQPDNTEMDNISPKGAFEYLKTQAVSRLYLDNVPSIQSSWVTQGLKIGQLAMTFGANDMGSLMIEENVVAEAGTVHFLTLDQIREAITELGFVPRQRDVFYNLVDEELEQKAILANRNKTPENLVQLG; from the coding sequence ATGATTGCTACTTCGACTGATTCTGTTCGCCATATTTTGGACAAGGCTATTGAAGGTGAAAGACTCACGCCCGAAGAGGGTTTGGCTCTTTTGGAAAGTCACGACTTGGCCGCCATCGGTGCTGCGGCTGATAAGGTTTCGCGACGCATGCACCCCGAGGAATACCGCACCTACAACGTTGATCGGAACATCAACTACACCAACGTGTGCACCGCCGTTTGCAATTTCTGCGCGTTCTATCGTGGCCCCAAGAGCGACGAAGGTTACGTTTTGCCTCGCCAAGAATTGCTTGAGAAGGTTGGCGAGACAGTGGCCTTGGGCGGCGACCAAATTTTGATGCAAGGTGGTCTCCACCCCAAGTACAAACTCGATTGGTATGAAGAACTCTTACGCGACATCAAAACCGCGTATCCACAGGTCAACATTCACGGTTTTAGTCCACCCGAGTTGCACCATTTCACGAAGGTCAACAACCTCTCGATCGAGGAAGTGCTCACGCGATTGAAAGCTGCTGGTTTGGGCAGTATTCCTGGCGGTGGAGCCGAGATTCTGGTCGATCGAGTTCGAAGCGAAATCACGCGCGGCAAAGTGATGACTGACGATTGGCTCAACGTGATGCGAGTTTGGCACAGGTTAGGCGGCATCAGTACGGCGACGATGATGTTTGGTCACGTGGAAACGTTAGCCGAGCGAATCGAACACCTTGATCGTATTCGGTCGTTGCAGGATGAAACGGGGGGCTTCACGGCGTTTATCTGTTGGACATTCCAGCCTGATAACACCGAGATGGACAACATCTCGCCCAAGGGTGCCTTTGAGTATCTCAAGACACAAGCGGTTTCTCGTTTGTATCTCGACAACGTGCCGAGTATCCAAAGCAGTTGGGTCACTCAGGGGCTCAAGATTGGTCAGCTCGCGATGACATTTGGTGCCAACGACATGGGCAGTCTAATGATCGAAGAAAACGTTGTCGCCGAAGCCGGTACCGTTCACTTTCTTACGCTCGATCAGATCCGCGAAGCGATCACGGAACTAGGGTTTGTGCCCCGGCAACGTGATGTGTTCTACAACTTGGTTGATGAAGAACTCGAACAAAAAGCGATCTTGGCAAATCGAAACAAGACGCCTGAAAACTTGGTTCAGCTTGGTTGA